One stretch of Akkermansia sp. RCC_12PD DNA includes these proteins:
- the thrS gene encoding threonine--tRNA ligase: MSEHKERKTLEERNQMSDLERLRHSCAHVLATAICRIWPDAQLAGGPAVENGFYYDVELDHRISTEDFERIEAEMKKVVKENQTFQKEIISRADAMKMAESGELGALGPRSGPSRFKIDLLNDIPEDEEISLYRNGDFTDLCAGPHVGRTGNCKAFKIMSVASAFYKGDKNRPMLQRIYGTCFPNRTQLDEHLARLEEARRRDHRKLGRELGLFCIDEAVGQGLILWKPKGALIRRSLQDFITEELDKLGYSQVYTPNIGKLDLYRTSGHFPYYRESQYAPIPERDAMEKLCEEGATCAELFNGLTDGTIEGYMLKPMNCPHHIKIYANDAHSYRDLPVRLAEFGTVYRWEQSGELGGMTRVRGFTQDDAHIFCTPDQLAGEIRQCLGIVKTIFGTLGMTDYRVRLSMRDPESDKYVGSPENWDKAEQALRDAAEWLGADYSEEAGEAAFYGPKIDFIVRDAIGREWQLGTVQVDYNLPERFDLHYTGADNKPHRPVMVHRAPFGSMERFTGLLIEHFEGKFPTWLSPEQVRVLPISDKVMDIAKTYRDTLASKGVRVTVDETADKIGAKIRNARLERVPYMLVIGQREAEEGTVSVRHREKEDLGSMPFEQFMDAVSREIAERHISPVI; this comes from the coding sequence ATGTCCGAACACAAGGAAAGAAAGACTCTTGAAGAACGCAACCAGATGTCTGATCTGGAACGCCTGCGCCACTCCTGCGCGCACGTTCTGGCTACGGCCATTTGCCGCATCTGGCCGGATGCCCAGCTGGCGGGCGGTCCCGCCGTGGAAAACGGTTTTTATTACGACGTGGAGCTGGACCACCGCATCAGCACGGAAGACTTTGAACGCATTGAAGCGGAAATGAAAAAAGTGGTGAAGGAAAACCAGACCTTCCAGAAGGAAATCATCTCCCGTGCAGACGCCATGAAAATGGCGGAATCCGGGGAACTGGGCGCTCTGGGCCCGCGCAGCGGCCCCTCCCGCTTCAAGATCGACCTGCTGAACGACATCCCGGAAGACGAGGAAATCTCCCTGTACCGCAACGGAGACTTCACGGACCTGTGCGCCGGCCCCCACGTGGGCCGCACCGGCAACTGCAAAGCCTTTAAAATCATGAGCGTGGCCAGCGCCTTCTACAAGGGGGACAAAAACCGCCCCATGCTCCAGCGCATCTACGGCACCTGCTTCCCGAACCGGACCCAGCTTGACGAACATCTCGCGCGCCTGGAGGAAGCGCGCCGCCGCGACCACCGGAAACTCGGCCGCGAGCTGGGCCTCTTCTGCATTGATGAGGCCGTGGGCCAGGGCCTCATCCTCTGGAAGCCCAAGGGCGCCCTCATTCGCCGCTCCCTTCAGGACTTCATCACGGAGGAACTGGACAAGCTGGGCTACTCCCAGGTATATACCCCCAACATCGGCAAGCTGGACCTGTACCGTACCTCCGGCCACTTCCCGTACTACCGGGAAAGCCAGTACGCCCCCATCCCGGAGCGCGACGCCATGGAAAAACTCTGTGAGGAAGGCGCCACCTGCGCGGAACTCTTCAACGGCCTGACGGACGGAACCATTGAAGGCTACATGCTCAAGCCGATGAACTGTCCGCACCACATTAAAATTTACGCTAATGACGCCCATTCCTACCGCGACCTGCCCGTCCGCCTGGCGGAATTCGGTACGGTATACCGCTGGGAACAGAGCGGGGAACTGGGCGGCATGACGCGCGTGCGCGGCTTCACCCAGGATGACGCCCACATCTTCTGCACCCCGGACCAGCTTGCCGGAGAAATCCGCCAGTGCCTGGGCATTGTGAAAACCATCTTCGGCACCCTGGGAATGACGGACTACCGCGTGCGCCTCTCCATGCGCGATCCGGAAAGCGACAAATACGTGGGTTCCCCGGAAAACTGGGACAAGGCGGAACAGGCCCTGCGGGATGCCGCAGAATGGCTGGGCGCGGACTATAGTGAGGAAGCCGGGGAAGCCGCCTTCTACGGTCCCAAGATCGACTTCATCGTGCGCGACGCCATCGGCCGCGAGTGGCAGCTCGGCACCGTGCAGGTGGACTACAACCTGCCGGAACGCTTTGACCTCCATTACACCGGTGCAGACAATAAGCCGCACCGTCCCGTCATGGTGCACCGCGCGCCATTCGGCTCCATGGAACGCTTCACCGGTCTGCTCATCGAACACTTTGAAGGGAAATTCCCCACCTGGCTCTCTCCGGAGCAGGTGCGCGTGCTCCCCATCTCCGACAAGGTGATGGACATCGCCAAAACCTACCGTGACACCCTGGCCTCCAAGGGCGTGCGCGTCACGGTGGATGAAACCGCGGACAAAATCGGCGCCAAAATCCGCAATGCCCGGCTGGAGCGTGTGCCCTACATGCTCGTCATCGGCCAGCGGGAGGCGGAGGAAGGCACCGTTTCCGTACGCCACCGGGAGAAGGAAGACCTGGGCTCCATGCCCTTTGAGCAATTCATGGATGCCGTCTCCCGGGAAATAGCAGAGCGTCATATTTCCCCCGTGATTTGA